In the genome of Shewanella glacialimarina, one region contains:
- a CDS encoding succinylglutamate desuccinylase/aspartoacylase family protein: MVKKREAFTLGEVSVKAGTQQSVKLPAARLYNDTPMELHVEVFHGLKAGPTLLVCAAIHGDELNGIEICRRLLSKINAKSLTGTILVVPIVNVFGFIQQSRYLPDRRDLNRCFPGSSKGALASRLAHLVSHTLVDRATHIIDLHTGAVHRDNLPQIRCDTDDEVMFGMANAFGAPVIMTSKNVTGSMRGYANGKGIPCILYEAGEALRFSEMSIKSGLNGVLNVMRHLEMVKGRIRIKGNSVNASRSYWVRSEADGLINIKLKLGERVNKGNILAYIVNPHGGEPYALRAPTDGIIIGNSNIPVTNEGEALFHIAQFEGDEIEIVNDSLDDFMAEYA; the protein is encoded by the coding sequence ATGGTCAAAAAACGCGAAGCTTTCACTCTTGGTGAAGTGAGCGTTAAAGCTGGCACGCAACAAAGCGTTAAGCTACCTGCGGCAAGGCTTTATAACGATACACCTATGGAGTTACATGTTGAAGTTTTCCATGGCCTAAAAGCCGGGCCGACTTTATTAGTGTGCGCCGCTATCCATGGTGATGAGCTAAATGGTATTGAAATTTGTCGACGTTTGTTAAGCAAAATAAATGCTAAATCGTTAACAGGTACCATACTTGTCGTGCCTATTGTTAACGTGTTTGGTTTTATTCAGCAATCACGATACTTACCAGATCGTCGAGATTTGAATCGATGTTTTCCTGGGTCATCAAAAGGGGCTTTGGCTAGTCGTTTAGCCCATTTGGTGTCGCATACATTAGTTGATCGGGCGACGCACATTATAGATTTACATACCGGTGCCGTTCACCGTGACAACTTACCTCAAATCCGTTGTGATACCGATGATGAAGTGATGTTTGGCATGGCAAATGCCTTCGGCGCACCTGTGATAATGACGTCTAAAAATGTCACAGGTTCTATGCGGGGCTATGCTAACGGTAAAGGCATACCTTGTATTTTATACGAGGCAGGTGAAGCCTTACGCTTTAGTGAAATGTCGATTAAGTCGGGTCTTAATGGTGTATTAAATGTCATGCGCCACTTAGAAATGGTTAAAGGCCGTATTCGCATCAAAGGCAATAGTGTTAACGCCAGTCGCAGCTATTGGGTAAGAAGTGAAGCTGATGGTTTGATTAACATTAAGCTTAAGCTGGGTGAAAGGGTTAATAAAGGCAATATCTTAGCTTATATTGTTAACCCACACGGTGGTGAGCCTTATGCGCTGCGCGCTCCTACTGATGGCATCATTATTGGTAATAGTAATATTCCTGTGACTAATGAAGGTGAAGCCTTATTCCATATTGCTCAATTTGAGGGTGATGAGATTGAAATCGTCAATGATAGTTTAGATGATTTTATGGCTGAATATGCTTAA
- a CDS encoding acyl-CoA dehydrogenase C-terminal domain-containing protein — translation MPIYQAPIRDYQFILSELLNIYQYQELAGFDQVDPELVDAILQGVADFTTDIMLPLNAVGDHQGCKLVDGKVITPDGFKDAYKQYVENGWATLTCDPEYGGQGLPEVVGTFATEMKTATNMAFAMYPGLTHGAYSAIHVHGSDALKQKYLAKLVSGEWTGTMNLTESHAGTDLALLRTKAKPLGDDKFAISGEKIFISSGDHDLAENIIHLVLARLPDAPEGVKGISLFAVPKFLVNADGSLGAANTLAATGLEHKMGIHGNSTCVMLFDNAVGELVGAAHQGLRAMFTMMNQARLGVGIQGLGVSDIAYQNALVYAKDRIQGRALSGVKEADKAADSILVHGDVRRMLLSQKSFNEGTRALMGQQALWLDQAERESDPVKAKQASALAALFTPIVKGFVTDQGFKACVDAQQVYGGHGYINEWGMEQFVRDIRIAMIYEGTNGVQALDLVGRKLLADKGATLNLWSDMVKQFIGQHNGNEQMKPFIAGLMDAAGDLERATGYIAKSAVTNPDLIGAASMAYMQLFGISALAWMWARIAATSLAALDKGTDEASFYQAKLKTGAFFMGYWVSQTRSLRKQIEASSQQIVDFNDADF, via the coding sequence ATGCCAATTTATCAAGCCCCTATTCGTGACTATCAATTCATTCTTTCTGAGTTACTGAATATTTATCAATATCAAGAATTAGCCGGATTTGACCAGGTCGATCCGGAACTAGTAGATGCTATTTTACAAGGCGTAGCTGATTTCACGACCGATATTATGCTGCCATTAAATGCAGTGGGCGATCATCAAGGTTGTAAATTAGTTGACGGCAAGGTCATTACCCCTGATGGCTTTAAAGATGCTTATAAGCAGTATGTTGAAAATGGCTGGGCAACATTAACCTGTGACCCAGAATATGGCGGACAAGGCTTACCTGAAGTGGTCGGCACATTTGCTACCGAAATGAAGACCGCTACCAATATGGCATTTGCTATGTACCCTGGCCTCACCCATGGCGCCTATTCAGCAATTCATGTGCATGGTAGTGATGCATTAAAACAAAAATATTTAGCTAAGTTAGTCAGCGGTGAATGGACAGGTACCATGAACCTGACTGAATCCCATGCGGGTACCGATTTAGCCCTATTACGCACAAAAGCCAAGCCTTTAGGTGACGATAAATTTGCGATTAGCGGTGAAAAAATCTTTATTTCATCTGGCGATCATGACCTAGCTGAAAACATCATCCACCTTGTATTAGCGCGATTACCTGATGCCCCAGAAGGCGTAAAAGGCATTTCACTTTTTGCAGTGCCTAAATTTCTAGTCAATGCTGATGGTAGCCTAGGCGCAGCGAATACACTGGCGGCAACGGGTCTTGAGCATAAAATGGGGATTCACGGCAATTCAACTTGCGTGATGCTTTTTGACAACGCTGTAGGTGAGCTTGTGGGCGCTGCACATCAAGGTTTACGTGCGATGTTCACCATGATGAACCAGGCTCGTTTAGGTGTAGGAATTCAAGGTTTAGGCGTATCAGATATCGCCTATCAGAATGCGTTAGTTTACGCTAAAGATCGTATTCAAGGTCGTGCACTTAGTGGCGTGAAAGAGGCCGATAAAGCCGCAGATTCAATTTTAGTACACGGTGATGTTCGCCGTATGCTGCTGTCGCAAAAATCATTTAATGAAGGTACCCGTGCATTAATGGGTCAACAAGCTTTGTGGCTAGATCAGGCAGAGCGCGAATCAGACCCTGTTAAAGCGAAGCAGGCTTCAGCATTAGCCGCCTTATTTACCCCTATTGTGAAAGGTTTTGTCACTGACCAAGGTTTTAAGGCCTGTGTTGATGCACAGCAAGTCTATGGTGGACATGGTTACATTAACGAATGGGGCATGGAGCAATTTGTTCGCGACATTCGTATTGCGATGATTTATGAAGGAACCAATGGTGTGCAGGCACTGGATTTAGTTGGCCGTAAATTGTTAGCAGATAAAGGCGCAACCTTAAACCTATGGTCTGATATGGTTAAACAGTTTATTGGTCAGCACAATGGCAACGAACAAATGAAACCTTTTATTGCAGGACTAATGGATGCTGCTGGTGATCTTGAGCGTGCAACGGGCTACATTGCTAAAAGTGCGGTGACTAATCCAGATCTTATTGGTGCGGCCTCTATGGCATACATGCAATTATTTGGTATTAGTGCTTTAGCTTGGATGTGGGCTCGAATAGCCGCAACCTCTTTAGCCGCATTAGACAAAGGCACAGATGAGGCTAGTTTTTATCAAGCTAAGCTTAAAACCGGTGCATTCTTTATGGGATATTGGGTAAGCCAAACCCGCAGTCTGCGTAAGCAGATTGAAGCCAGCAGTCAACAAATTGTCGATTTTAATGATGCCGACTTTTAA
- a CDS encoding alpha/beta fold hydrolase — MRVLFALFNQGLPAIKEVMPNNNINGSNTHNQWPTQWHQTGFFYPFIDEKGIQRQIFINQAKSDKPCLLLIHGFPTSSYDWHLLWFHLSKHFNLLTLDLLGYGLSDKPSDIDYSFALQADIIEDVLAHLGIQHFHILAHDYGDTVTQELLARHGDAGIDSGFAIDSTILLNGGLFPETTQPILIQRLLLSPLGFVIAKMFSFKKFKQNFDYICYQPLPVAELAIHWQLITQNQGTKVIHKIIQYIRERKLHRERWVSALQQYKMPLRFINGICDPVSGQDTLIRFEQLIEQADTVALVETGHYPQLEKPKAVLQHCTSFWLQHKIII, encoded by the coding sequence ATGCGAGTACTTTTTGCCTTATTTAATCAAGGTCTACCTGCAATAAAGGAAGTCATGCCTAATAACAACATAAACGGATCAAACACTCATAATCAGTGGCCTACCCAATGGCATCAAACAGGATTTTTCTATCCATTTATCGATGAAAAAGGCATTCAACGACAGATTTTTATCAATCAGGCTAAGAGTGATAAACCTTGTTTATTGTTGATCCATGGGTTTCCGACTAGTAGTTACGACTGGCATCTGCTTTGGTTTCACCTAAGTAAACATTTTAATCTGCTCACGTTAGACTTATTAGGTTATGGTTTATCAGATAAACCCAGTGATATTGATTACTCTTTTGCTTTGCAAGCTGACATTATTGAAGATGTATTGGCTCATCTTGGTATTCAACATTTTCACATTCTTGCCCATGATTACGGCGACACGGTTACGCAAGAGTTATTAGCCCGTCATGGTGACGCCGGCATTGATAGCGGTTTCGCCATCGACAGTACGATATTGTTAAATGGAGGGTTATTTCCTGAAACAACTCAACCCATCTTGATCCAACGTTTACTTTTGAGTCCATTAGGATTTGTTATCGCTAAGATGTTTTCATTTAAAAAATTTAAGCAAAATTTTGATTACATTTGTTACCAACCGTTACCCGTAGCGGAACTGGCGATTCATTGGCAGCTAATAACACAAAACCAGGGGACTAAAGTAATCCATAAGATTATTCAATATATTCGCGAACGCAAACTACACCGAGAACGTTGGGTGAGTGCATTGCAGCAATATAAAATGCCGCTGCGATTTATCAATGGGATCTGTGACCCCGTTTCAGGCCAAGATACCCTTATTCGTTTTGAACAGCTTATTGAACAAGCTGACACAGTTGCTTTAGTGGAAACAGGTCATTACCCTCAACTAGAAAAACCAAAAGCCGTTTTGCAGCACTGCACTAGTTTTTGGCTACAGCATAAAATTATTATTTAA
- a CDS encoding coproporphyrinogen III oxidase family protein, with protein MKNSFSSLRLNLATTSLDWVMEHTIKHSLSLKNAVTLDELQPHNVPQSPIETLYIHIPFCHTLCRFCSFHKVKFNEHIAREYFQALRQEIRAVLTQGYRFNRVYIGGGTTTILEDELINTIEMIKSLTSVREVSCESDPIYFKEGNPHLLKGLVDRMSIGIQSFDDKILKASGRFEKFGSGLQQAEYVSRAIEVIPTVNVDMMYGFNIQTPETIANDLAQTIRLHPDQITTYPLTIGIGKNSKKAACLAGQANELWPQFLAVKKAMSEHYVMEFPWTFSRNYGKPVKNKYVLDGEDCFGVGSGAFGRFGEQFRISSFDIPDYINRINAGHTGTCYTKPLEKKALLQHHLMMMMGHGVLDNKLLKNHTGYSLWQAFPIEMTYLLSAGALIKQGDQYHTNTQGQFIALKMFSGFLAGMDYLREQAREFPLSMQNSPSSYRG; from the coding sequence ATGAAAAATTCTTTCTCATCCTTAAGATTGAATCTAGCAACAACAAGCCTTGATTGGGTTATGGAACACACGATAAAGCATTCATTAAGCCTTAAAAATGCTGTCACTCTTGATGAGTTACAGCCACATAATGTGCCTCAGTCCCCAATTGAAACCCTTTATATCCATATTCCTTTTTGCCATACCCTTTGTCGTTTTTGTTCGTTCCATAAAGTCAAATTTAACGAACATATTGCCAGGGAGTATTTTCAAGCTCTAAGGCAAGAAATACGCGCAGTACTCACCCAAGGTTATCGCTTTAACCGGGTTTATATTGGCGGTGGCACGACGACTATTTTAGAAGATGAACTGATTAACACTATCGAGATGATAAAATCATTAACCTCGGTACGTGAAGTATCATGTGAGAGCGACCCAATCTATTTTAAAGAGGGCAATCCACACTTACTAAAAGGGCTAGTCGACCGCATGTCTATTGGCATACAAAGCTTTGATGATAAGATATTAAAAGCCAGCGGACGATTTGAAAAATTTGGCAGTGGTTTACAACAAGCTGAGTATGTCAGCCGAGCCATTGAGGTTATTCCAACGGTTAATGTAGACATGATGTATGGCTTTAACATACAAACACCTGAAACCATTGCCAACGATTTAGCGCAAACTATTCGCTTACATCCAGATCAAATTACCACTTATCCACTAACAATCGGTATTGGTAAAAATAGTAAAAAGGCGGCTTGCCTAGCGGGTCAAGCCAACGAATTATGGCCACAGTTTTTAGCTGTCAAAAAAGCAATGTCTGAGCACTATGTTATGGAGTTTCCTTGGACTTTTAGCCGAAACTATGGCAAACCGGTAAAAAATAAATATGTATTAGATGGTGAAGACTGTTTTGGCGTAGGATCGGGAGCATTTGGTCGTTTTGGTGAACAGTTTCGCATTTCAAGCTTTGATATTCCCGATTATATCAATCGTATCAATGCGGGTCATACTGGCACTTGCTATACCAAACCATTAGAGAAAAAAGCACTGTTACAACATCATTTAATGATGATGATGGGACATGGCGTGTTAGATAATAAGCTATTAAAAAACCATACTGGCTATAGTTTATGGCAAGCTTTCCCTATAGAAATGACTTACCTGCTATCTGCTGGTGCGCTTATTAAACAAGGAGACCAATACCATACAAACACACAGGGCCAATTTATTGCTTTGAAAATGTTCTCAGGTTTTTTAGCTGGAATGGATTACCTGCGCGAACAAGCAAGGGAATTCCCCTTATCAATGCAGAATTCACCAAGCTCATATCGCGGCTAG
- a CDS encoding TlpA family protein disulfide reductase, with translation MDKFVTSFSSLYAISHWLTRGKLLILLPLILMSTYASAGAGPTSDFSLRDAKGQLFTLSEHKGKPIVLHFWATWCPYCKKLQPELERLRLENKQTDLVMMAISFNEDEGATPAQSLTDRGIGMPTLILGDAVAKQYGVTGTPTTIFIDRKGDVVWTTRISDPDSPQLSKALGYLLEIDDSQ, from the coding sequence ATGGATAAATTTGTGACATCGTTTTCGTCATTGTATGCGATTTCGCATTGGTTAACGCGCGGTAAATTACTCATTTTGCTACCGCTGATATTGATGTCGACCTATGCGAGTGCTGGAGCTGGCCCAACCAGTGATTTCAGCTTACGAGATGCAAAAGGGCAGCTGTTTACCTTAAGTGAGCATAAGGGAAAACCTATAGTGCTGCACTTTTGGGCGACTTGGTGCCCCTATTGTAAAAAGTTACAACCAGAACTTGAACGCTTAAGGCTGGAAAATAAACAGACTGATTTGGTTATGATGGCGATAAGCTTTAATGAGGATGAAGGGGCGACACCCGCGCAGTCGTTAACTGACCGTGGCATAGGCATGCCGACACTTATTCTGGGTGATGCGGTTGCAAAACAATACGGCGTTACGGGTACACCGACAACAATATTTATCGATAGAAAAGGTGATGTGGTTTGGACAACCCGGATTTCCGATCCTGATTCGCCACAGTTATCAAAAGCCCTTGGGTATTTATTGGAGATTGATGACTCACAATAA